DNA from Thalassoroseus pseudoceratinae:
ATTCCGTGAGCATCGCGGCTGACAGCAATGGTGGCTTTGATTTCGATCTCTCCAACAACACCGACACCGACACCAATATCCTCAATGCCAGTCTGTCGATCACCGCGGATGACGCTAGCAAGAACGAAGGCGACTCGGGAACGACCGAGTTCACCTTTACCGTCACTCGCGATCGAAACACAAACGGCGTCACGACCGTGAATTACGATGTGATCACGATCGGTGGTCTGAATGCCAGTGATTTCGTCGGCGGCACGATCCCCACGGGAACCATCACCTTCGCCGATGGTGACGAAGAAGAAGAGATTACGATTCAAGTCATTGGCGATGCGATCGTGGAGTTGGACGAATCGTTGATGGTTATGCTGTCCTCGCCGTCGGTCGGTTCGGAAATCGTAACGGGCACGGCATCCAGTACAATCACCAACGACGATGCGGCTACGATCAGTATCGATGATGTCGCGGAGACGGAAACCGACACCGGTACGACGATGTTCACGTTCACGGTCACACTCGACAATGAAGTGGACACCGGTGTGAGTTTCGATTTTAAAACGACCGACAACACGGCGACGGCCGCGGACAATGATTTTACAGCCATCACCACAACCACTCGAAACTTCACGAGCACAACCGCCGGCGCCACCGAGACGATCACCGTGATGGTCAATGGTGACGAAAAAGTGGAATTGGATGAGAGCTTCTTCGTGAACCTGTCGAGCATCGTGGCAGGCGGGCGGGATGTGACCTTCGCAGACAGCCAAGGACTGGGGACCATCCCAAATGATGATGCCGCCACAATCAGCATCGACGATGTGACAGAACTCGAAACTGACGGCACGACGATGTTCACGTTTACCGTCACATTGGATGCTGAAGTAGATACGGCAGTCAGTTTCGATTTTGCCACTGCCGACGACTCAGCCACTACGGCGGACAACGACTACACAGGCATTCCAACAACGACGCGAAACTTCGCGAGCGTCACCGCGGGTGCCACAGAAACCATCACCGTGAGCGTCGTGGGTGATGAGAATGTCGAAGCAGACGAAACGTTCTTTCTCAACCTAAGCAGTCTTTCTGCCAGCGGGCGAAATGTTACCTTCGCGGACAACCAAGGCTTAGGAACGATCTCCAATGATGATTTCGCCACGCTGACGTTGGCCACGTTGAACGCGACGCAGAGTGAGGGGACCGGCGGAACCGCGACGGACTTCACCTTCACCGTTACCTTGGACAACCCCGTCCAAGGCGGACTGGATGTGACCTACACTACCAACGATGACACGGCGACGGTGTCAGGCAACGACTATATCGACAACGATGGCACGTTGAGTTTCCAAGGCAACCAGGGCGAACAGCAAACAGTCACCGTGCAAGTCAACCACGATGCAACGGTCGAAGCCGACGAACTGTTCAATGTGGCCTTGGGGGCGATCAGTAACCTGGGGATCGGGATCGATTCCGGGGACGTCACTGTTTCGGGAAGTCCTCAGAATGGAACCATCCAAAACGATGACACCGCGATGCTAACGTTGGCGGCGTTAAATACAACACAGAATGAAGGAACGGGAGGAAGCACTACGGACTTCACGTTCACCGTCACCTTGGACAAACCTGTGCAAGGTGGGCTGAGTGTGGCATACAACACAAACGATGACACCGCGACCGTCGCCGACAACGACTACGTGGACAACGATGCCATTTTGAGCTTTACCGGAACCGCGAGTGAGCAGCAGACCATCACTGTTCGGGTTAACAACGATGCCAAAGTCGAGTTGGACGAGCAGTTCGATGTGGCGTTGGGGGCGATCAGTGATTTGGGAATCGGAATTGATTCCAGAGACGTCAGTGTGGCGGGGAGTCCTCTGGATGGAACCATCCGAAATGACGACTCGGCGACGATCAGCATTGACGATGTCACCCTGAGTGAGGGGGATCCTGGCACGGCGGCGTTCACCTTTACCGTCACGCTGGATGCGGAGGTCGACACCAGTGTGAGTTTCGATTTCGAAACGACCAACGGCACAGCCACAACCGCCGACAACGACTACACGTCTGTCACCACAACCACTCGTAACTTCGCCAATGTGACCGCCGGTTCCACGGAAACAATCACCGTGCAAGTGAATGGCGACCAGATCGTCGAACGGAACGAGACCTTTTTCCTCGACCTGAGCAGTATCAGTGCCGGCGGGCGAGATGTCACTTTCACCGACAGCCAAGGTCTGGGCATCATCACGAATGACGATGCTTCCGTGCTGTCGATCAACGATGTGACCATCCTCGAACGCAACAACGGTACGTCGCAGGCGGTCTTCACGGTTGCTTTGGACCACGCCGTCGATTCCGCAGTGACTGTGAACTTCACCACGACCGATGGCACGGCGACTGCAGACACGGACTATGTTGCCTCCAGTGGCACACTGAACTTCACAGGTGACGCTGGCGAGATGCAAACCATCTTAGTCGACATCAACGGCGACCATGCCTCCGAACCGGACGAAACCTTCACCGTCAACGTGTCGAACCTATCGGCCGACGGTCGCAATGTGTCACTTCCGTCTCCCGGCACGGGCACAATTCAAAACGACGATCTGCGGCCCAATCAAGCCGATTTCACCACCGATGCCATTCCGACCGCGAACATTAGCGGTAGGTTCACGGAACTCGTCAGTGGCAACTTCGACGCCACCCCCGTCACCTCGACAGATGACGTCTTCTTCTGGGATCCGATCACCGGAGTCAACTTGATTCTCTTCGGTGACAATGCTCGCACGCAGCAAAACAACGCCATCGACGCCACGCTCATCAACGGCAACGACTTCACTCAGGTGCTGGTTGGCAACTTTGACGCCGGTGGCGGAACCGATCTGTTCTTCTGGAATCCGTTGACCGGTCGCAACCGGTTGGTGCACTTCAACGGCGGCACGGGCGTCGTGACCAGCACATTCGAAACGAACGTCGTTAGTGCCGTTCAGATTAACGGAAACGACTTCACGAAAGCCGTCGTCGGAAACTTTGACGGCACCGGGGCGTCCGACATGTTCTTCTGGAATCCGCAAACCGGACGCAACCGCACCATTGCCATCACGACCGTGACGGCGGGCACAGACAGCGACATGGGCAGCGTGCAAAACAACGCGATCGATCCCATGCAAATTAACGGAAACGACTTCACCGAGGTCGTGGTCGGTCAATTCGAGACTGGCGGACTCGACGAATTGCTCTTTGCAAATCTCAATAATGGAAACAGCCGACGAATTTCGCTCACCGCTCCTGGAGGCAACACTACGGTCGACATGATCCGCGACGGGAACGTGTCACTACTGAACGGTTCGATCTTCCAAACGATCGCGGTGGCCGACCTCAATGGCGACGGACTCGATGACATCTTTGCGTGGGATCCGAAGAGCGGCCAAAACCGTAGCATTCTGACCGCCCCCGACCCAGACGTCGAACCTGCGTTCGTCGAGAACGCCTTCGCCGCCAAGGGAATCAATGGCGACTACGAAAAAGTGGTGCGATTGGTCGAAGACGTCTTCAGCAACACTTCACAAGACGACCTATTCCTATGGAACCCCACCACAGGAGACAACCGCATCGGATCACTGTAGGACGGTAAACGTCCGAGTCAACGCATCTCAAGGTCGGCTCTCGCTTAGCGGGGATTAGCTACCAAGAAGCTCAGCAACAGTAATCGCAAACATTCAGAACAATAGGGCACGTCTTCCTAGATCCTGCAATATCCGTATTTGATCTTTCTCCAAAACACGACTATCGTGATGAGGGCAGCCGTCTCGTTCACGGGAAGGTCGTCATTAGCAACTTCGATCAACCCGCCCTTCATTTGGAATTGAGGAACAAGCTGATTGTTGGTCAGCCAAAAAGCGAATGGGTCTTCATGAAAGGAGTGTCTCCTCTCGTCGGCCTCACGGCGGTGTTACTGCTATCTGGTTGTATCTGCGATTCTGCAGTCAGTTTCAGTGACAAAGTCGCCGTCGACTGCGCAATCGAAATTCAAATTGCTGTCGTATCTGGTCGACAACCAGGTGACGATATGACTGACGGAGATTAGCAGGTTGCTGCCGCGTGTATCTAGCCTATCCGTTTAACTGTTGGCCTGGGACACATGGTATGCAACCATGGTGGCGTGATTATTGTACTTCAGTGGAATGATGTTCGCATGGTATCCGGTGTCAAACGCATCGAACTAGGGGGTGGTCAATGGGGGGATTCAGAATCGCATTGACCGCCGTGACAACACGTCCCAAACTGTCGGCGGCAGCCCATCAAATCCGCATCTATCCTTCGGGACGAACTTTGATTGGCTTGGCTCCTGTGATTTGGACAAAACCGGCACAATTCAATCCGATTGCAAGCGTGTTATTCGTGGCCGCCTATTGCCAGAGATGCCGCCGAAACAACCAATTGATCTCGCAGAACTGACAGTTCTTGCTGAAGAGCCGTCGCATCGACCGAAGTTGCCGACCGCGCTCGCTCTGAATTCAGAGTCGCTAGCAACAACTTAGTGATGATAGATGAACCTATCAAAACAGAGGTTGTCCCCAAGATGATTGACTGGATTGTCGAGTTCTCCCATAGCCAATTTGCCCTACGTGATGCTGGCGATGTCTCAGACTGGGATCTGACTGATGCTGATCTCTCCAACGCCGCAGCAGTGAACGAAGATTGCACCGGAATAAGCATCTTTTCGCCACGCTACGGACGGTTCGCTCGACTCGCCATTAATATCGTCAATACTAGGCCACTGTTGGAGACCGAGAAATGGGATCACGTTGTCGAGTTGCACCTATTGACCTTAAGCGGAGAAATGGAAATTTCGACGATACCTGCAGGTGATATGGTCTATGATCCAGTTTCACATGAACGTAAGCGAGGCGTATTCGCGGTCGAGCCTGGCATTTACCAACTGCACATACTCTTTGCCAATCTTGCTTCAATAAACAGACAACTTTCTGCAGCCTCCGATTCGGACTATCATGAGCTTTTCTATGGACGCCCAGACGACGAAAACGGCGTTGCCCTACCAGACATCAAGACTCTGGACAACTATGACTGTTATCGTATCGTCATGTGTCCGTTGCGAGATCGAGTCCTCAAGCGTTTCAGCGGGAACAGCTAACTAAAAAACACAAAAGAGTATCCCAGTGTCTGGAGAGGCGGCGGGCTATGTGGGATGACACTAAGAACCCCACGATGTTTCCTTCCACCGTACTATCTAATAGTCCAATCACAAAGAACACAATTGTGTAACTTAGAACCAGCCTGGACGTTCTCTCGACAGGGCGAGAGGATTCTTGATCGAATTCCGATATGACCTGTGGTCGCCACAGCGGAAATTCGTGTGGCGACCTCTCCCATTGACTCACGAGCGATTCCTGTAGCGATCGCATCGATCATTCGCACAGATCTATCGAACGAGGCCGCCCCTGGCTTCGCCGAAGGCGGCACGCAACGCAAACACTCCCAGTGCTCGCCCATCCAATCACTCAAACTACATCACAAGGTTGGTTCTTGAGGACAATAGTAACTTTCTTAGCTAGTGCCGTGACATTGATACCCTCAACAGAGGTTATCAAACCAACCTTCTCCGATAGCTTCTTAGCGAAATTGGATCGAATAGATATCAGCATCTTTGACTTCGAAATGCAGCCGTATTGGTCTGCCAGCCAATTCCGAAACATCGCTTCCACTTTTCCATGCCACAGGTTTCGATAGAGAGTCGCCATAGATTTCAATGCAGTCTGAGGCAGCAAATCCCTTGATCCGTTTACCATTTGCGTCTTGGATCTCCACTCGGATTGCACCGATGGCAGAGGTCGAGAAATTGAGTACTAGTTCGCTGCCTTTAAACATAATCTCCTTTGTAGTTGCTTTGCCGCCGTCAAAGGAAGCCTGGATGGAAGCAAAACCATCTTGACGAATTGAATAGCGGCGAACACGGCAGGAATTCCCGGTGTAGTAGCTTTCCACAGCGTACAACGACAACTCTTCCGGAGCATCTTTGATGTGCGAATCAGTTTCGACAATCCCCCATGCGATTGCATTATTCCGGCAAACCCAGCGATCGAGTTGAAGTCCCGGACGGATAAACGCTTCAGACCAACGATGAAAATTTTTGCCATCGCGACTAGTCATAAAAACGGCATCAGAAACGCCCGGCAACGGAAACTCCATCGGTGAACGACGTCCGGGAACAAAACGCATGGGAAAACCCATGTAAATATGCGGAGCGCGTTGATAGGGAAGAATCTGATTCGTATAAAGATGTTGAGCATTGACACCTGGATACTCGATCCATTCGGGATCAGCCCACTGGACGAAGTCTTTGGAAGTGCCGGTTTTGATGTCACGTACGCCGTTACGAAAGTCTCGGTGGAACTCGACGTACTCTTTACGTTGGTGATCATAGAAAGCCAGATTCTGTGAATCGAATGCACCTTTCGTGATAACGGGCTTGTCACTCATCAGACTCCAACGCACACCATCAGCAGACTTGAACGCGTATAGTCCACCTTTCCCGACGCCCAACGCCTTGTAGGCAGCATCTGGTGAGGCCAATGGATTGGAATCGTTGAACGGAGCAAAATTATGCGAGCCAACGCCATCCCAGATGATGTTGTTTTCTTTTGATCCATCAAATTCGACAAGACCGAGATTTGGTTTCGTCCAGTTGATGCCATCGGAACTTTCGGCATAGCAAACGACCTGGTGGGTTGCAGATTTGCCTGCTGGGTGCTGAGAACCGCGGTAATACATGCGATACGTGTCACCATCTTGGAATACCGTATGGTAAATGCACGTGTTCCCCTCCCATGGTTCGTCGTGAACAATAGCCACTCCACGTTCGACTGGCCGATGCAACTCCAGACTTGCTTCACCTTCGAATTTGCTAATGAGGTAGTCATCGACAAACGGCTCGAGTCTTGTAGCAATATCAATCACATCGTCCGCAGACGCTGATGACCCCGCGGCCGCAGTGCTGACTAATAGACTCCAAACTAACATTCGCATCGTGGAATTACCCCTCGTTAGGTTTGTTCTTCCGGACAGTCACTAAGTTGTTTGTATCCCCATGCTGATTTCAAATCACATGCAAATGCCCTGCGAAGTGGCCGCTAGCCTTGATCGCAGGCATGACACTAGTCCACCAGGCTAGACACCCAATTGTTTCTGGGTTCGCGATTGACGACCGCGAATATCATTCAGCTTACTTTTCGCATGAGTTGAAAACGGATGATGTCCCAGTCGTTTCTGCAGTTATCAACACCAATACTGGTTGGCACATCAATTCTCGTTGAGTGCCTCCTCGACCTCTGACTTAGCGGGTCGCTACTGAGCGTTCAAGACTCAGTTGACGTTTGGGCGAGTGCTTTCTGGTAGGCAATTTGCAAGGTATGATCAACTTGAGTTTGCGAACCACGGTAGACAATCACGAGGCTCAATCTTGATTCGGACGAGCGATTCGGTTGACTCTGATGAACGACTTGGCAGTGATGGATTAACACGTCACCTGACTCCACAACTCCTAGAGAACGAGGGAATCGGTCCAAGGGCAACTCGTCAATTAGCCCGACCGAATTCCCATGGATACCCGACGACTGGTGAGGATACAGTTGCTGATGCGAGCCGAGGAGGTATTCGACAGCTCCGTTTCGTTCAGTGGCCGCATCTATGGAAATCCAGACGGTGAGTGCGTCTGGAGGCGAAAGGCAGAAATAGGCGTTGTCTTGGTGCCATGGAACAAGCGAACCAATTTGGGCAGGCTTGCTAAAAGTCTCGACTCCGACGAGAACTGCACTTCCCGTCAATAGCGGACTTACAAGGTCAATCAATCTCGATTGAGTTGCAAAGGAATGGAAGTAGGAGTCGTGTTCGTTCATTCGCCAGAAATTACGAACGCTCTCGCCGTCGGGTTCCAGTGTGTACTCTGTCTTGGACAAAGTCGGCAACACGATCGACTGATAGCGAATGATTGCCTCACGAATCTCGGCAATTTCACTCTTACTGAACACCCCACGATAGCGGATGACACCGTCGCGGTGAAAGTTTCCGTTCAGCGGGGGTTGGGTCACGTTGCTGAATCCTTGACAACAAGTTCGAGACTTTGATCTCCATCTTCTGTGATCTCGACAGTCAAGGGAGTCGTGTCGGGAGATGTATATTTCTTAGGGACTGATTGAACCTTCCCAGCAGGCATACCGCCGAGTGTTGGCGGAATGTCAATCGTGACCGCGTGTTTCCCGACGACAGCACCATCTCCTGGTTCATAGGTCGAAATTTCGAAGTGACCATCCTCATCGATGAGACCGACACCAGGATTGCCTTTTCCCACGGGATGAAAGGTGACGGTTCCTTGATCAACTGGACTCCCATTGTAGGTGACTTGTCCACCAGCCGGAGCCGTCAATGGCAGGTTTGGATCACGCGACGAACCGCACCCGGTAGACATAAGACCTAAACACAAGAAAACTAGACATCGTTGCCAAGAGCTCCGGGATAATTTTCGAAGCAGTTCCATTATTCGAGTCCTCCGGTTGGCATACCGTCTTGAGGGTGGCCCAACTGCTGGTAGGTTGTTAGGTCAATCGTCTCAGTAATGAAATGCACACTTCCATCAACGAGCAGAAATTGTACACCGCCTGGGTGAAAACTATTAGCCGTGAAATTATCGGCAAATCCATGTTGGCTTGAGGATCGCTGGCCAATGCTGGAGTATAGACGACGGACGTGGTTCGGGCCTCGATGCGTTGACATGGGTGAGTGCCAAGTCAGCCAACCGGGCCAGGCGTACCATTCTGGAGAAATCTCTCCGACAAACAGAACATTAGTCGTACCATCGGTGACATCGCGCATTTTGAGTGGAGCACCTTTTCGTCGGTCAAACATGCTCTGTGGGTAACTGCTTGTTGACAATGGAACGTCATAGCCGTTGCCAACGAGGCCTTTGTAGTTTGTTACGCCCAGCGGTTCGTCTCGCTGACA
Protein-coding regions in this window:
- a CDS encoding phytanoyl-CoA dioxygenase family protein — protein: MTQPPLNGNFHRDGVIRYRGVFSKSEIAEIREAIIRYQSIVLPTLSKTEYTLEPDGESVRNFWRMNEHDSYFHSFATQSRLIDLVSPLLTGSAVLVGVETFSKPAQIGSLVPWHQDNAYFCLSPPDALTVWISIDAATERNGAVEYLLGSHQQLYPHQSSGIHGNSVGLIDELPLDRFPRSLGVVESGDVLIHHCQVVHQSQPNRSSESRLSLVIVYRGSQTQVDHTLQIAYQKALAQTSTES